A window of Numenius arquata chromosome 6, bNumArq3.hap1.1, whole genome shotgun sequence contains these coding sequences:
- the COMMD9 gene encoding COMM domain-containing protein 9 isoform X1 codes for MAAVREVEFAALQSLLKAPSRDAVRQLCQECFSSPPAGLGPLAQRACPGLAAGPEEAEQLVSALHNLTRHVVYHGLTRAEDIISLFPENFHQNLKNLLTKIILENVSAWRNEAQASQISLPRLVDMDWRVDIKTSSDSISRMAVPTCLLQLKIQEDVALCENSPVVSALTVELSKETLDTMLEGLGRIRDQLSAVANK; via the exons atggcggcggtgCGGGAGGTTGAGTTCGCCGCCCTGCAGAGCCTGCTGAAG GCGCCGTCGAGGGACGCCGTGCGGCAGCTGTGCCAGGAGTGTTTCTCCAGCCCGCCCGCCGGCCTCGGCCCGCTGGCCCAGCGCGCCTGCCCCGGCCTCGCCGCCGGCCCCGAGGAAGCGGAGCAG CTGGTATCTGCTTTGCACAATCTCACCAGGCACGTTGTGTACCATGGCTTGACCAGGGCAGAAGATATCATCTCTCTCTTTCCAGAAAACTTCCACCAAAATCTGAAAAACCTTTTGACTAAGATAATCTTGGAGAATGT CTCTGCCTGGAGGAATGAAGCACAAGCAAGTCAGA TCTCCCTGCCTCGGCTGGTTGACATGGACTGGAGGGTGGACATCAAGACGTCCTCAGACAGCATCAGCAGAATGGCAGTCCCTACTTGCTTGCTTCAGTTAAAG ATTCAGGAAGATGTTGCCTTATGTGAAAATAGTCCTGTTGTTTCTGCACTGACTGTGGAACTGAGCAAAGAAACCCTGGACACTATGTTAGAAGGTCTAGGAAGGATTCGGGACCAACTTTCTGCTGTTGCAAACAAATGA
- the COMMD9 gene encoding COMM domain-containing protein 9 isoform X2 → MAAVREVEFAALQSLLKLVSALHNLTRHVVYHGLTRAEDIISLFPENFHQNLKNLLTKIILENVSAWRNEAQASQISLPRLVDMDWRVDIKTSSDSISRMAVPTCLLQLKIQEDVALCENSPVVSALTVELSKETLDTMLEGLGRIRDQLSAVANK, encoded by the exons atggcggcggtgCGGGAGGTTGAGTTCGCCGCCCTGCAGAGCCTGCTGAAG CTGGTATCTGCTTTGCACAATCTCACCAGGCACGTTGTGTACCATGGCTTGACCAGGGCAGAAGATATCATCTCTCTCTTTCCAGAAAACTTCCACCAAAATCTGAAAAACCTTTTGACTAAGATAATCTTGGAGAATGT CTCTGCCTGGAGGAATGAAGCACAAGCAAGTCAGA TCTCCCTGCCTCGGCTGGTTGACATGGACTGGAGGGTGGACATCAAGACGTCCTCAGACAGCATCAGCAGAATGGCAGTCCCTACTTGCTTGCTTCAGTTAAAG ATTCAGGAAGATGTTGCCTTATGTGAAAATAGTCCTGTTGTTTCTGCACTGACTGTGGAACTGAGCAAAGAAACCCTGGACACTATGTTAGAAGGTCTAGGAAGGATTCGGGACCAACTTTCTGCTGTTGCAAACAAATGA